Part of the Georgenia sp. TF02-10 genome, GCCACCTCGGCGCCGCCCGGGTCGGCAAGGTCGTCTCGCGGCTGCTGCCGCCCGGGGTGTCCATGCACTCGCTGCGCCACCGGTTCGCGTCCGAGGCCTATGCCGTCGACCGGGACATCGTGGCCGTCCAGGAGCTGCTGGGGCACGCCAGCCTCGACACGACCCGGCGCTACGTCCTCTCCCCCGACGACGACCGGCGCCGGCTCGTCCTCGCGGTCTCCCAGCGGCCGCTGCCGCCGCGGCGGCGGGACCTGTCGGTGGCGTCCTAGCCGATCCGGCCGGCCGCCTCGGCGCCACGGCGCATAGTGTCCCCGGACGCGACGACATACCGGCTGATCGAGGACAGATCGGCGTGGCCGAGCGCGTCGGCCGCGGCCTTGAGGTCGCCGGTGGCGGCCAGGAAGCGGGTGGCGTACCGGGCGCGGAGCTTGTGCGCCGTGTAGTCCACCCCCCGGGAGCGCATGTAGCGCGCGATCGCCAGGGACAGTGCCTTCCCGGTCGTCCGGCGCCCGATGATGCGGCCCTCGCCCGGGTCACCCAGGGTGGCGAGCAGGCCCGAGGAGAGCGGGACCGAGCGGCCCTTGCTGCCCTTGCCGAGCCGGACCCAGAGCACACCGTTGCCGGGGTCGAGGTCGGACCAGCGCACCGCCGCGATCTCGGAGGACCGCAGTCCCGCCATGGCGGCCAGCGCGATGGCTCGGCGCATGTCCTCCGGCGCGTCCTGCATGAGCCGGTAGAGGTCGGCCTCGGGCACCGGGGAGACCGCCGGCTTGGTCTGCCGGACGCTCGGCAGCCAGTCGGCGGCGTTGCGCTCGGTCAGCCCCTGCTGCATGGCCCACCGGCAGAACCGGCGCAGGTGGCTCGCCTCCTGCGACAGCGACGACGCGGCGCGCGGCTTCCCGTCGTGCAGCTCGGCGCGGCTCTCCCACCACGCCTGGGTGGTCTCGCGGTCCAGCGCCAGCGGGTCGCCCGGGACGGACCGGAGGATGCGCTCCCGCTCCCGCAGGGTCGCCTCGGAGTACCGCGAGCGCCGCAGGTGGTCGAGGTGCTCGGCGATCACGTCGGTCATGGCTTCCTCCTGGTGCTTGTAGACCAATCCGTATTAGTCATCACGTCTGGCGCAGGTGCCGGGGGCGCTGCTGCTGCCCCAGGTCGAGGGTGCTGTGCAGACCGCTTGACAGCGCCGTGCAGTCCGCTGTACAGTAGGTATCACCAAGCAGGAACCACACCCCAGGAGGACAGCAGCCATGAGCACCACCACCGAGCGGATCGACAGCCACACCGCCACCATCACCGACAGCTACGGCCGCACCTACGACGTCCGGCTCCGCGACGGCGGCTTCGCCGGCAGGGGCTGGGGCATCGCCACCCGCCCCGGCCTCTCCCCCCGCCCGACCCTGGACGACCTGGCCGCCTGGATCGACCGCCTCCCCGCCCCCACCCCCGAGGTCGAGCAGGAGCCCGTCGCCTCGGCCGCCATGGCCACCGAGCCCGAGGCTGAGGCCGAGGTCGAGCCGGCCACCGCCGGGCGCGCCCCGTGGACCGTCGAGCGGTCCTGGTTCTACGGCACCGGCCGCCGCTACGCCCACCAGGACGGCGCGGTCGAGTACGACAGCCCCTTCGGCACCGTCCAGATCTGGGACTGACCATGACCGTCAACCTCCGCGACCTGACCGACCGGGTGGCCGACCGGGCCGACATGACCGGCGAGGCGGCCGCGCGGGTCGTCACCGCCTACGCCGCCGACCTCGGTCACCCCGTCCCCGCCGGCGCCCCCGAGGCACCCGACCTGGACGTGCCCGAGGAGGACGCCGAGGCGATCCTCGGGGCGATCCTCACCGGCGACCACGGGCACAGCGGCCACCTCGACACGGTGGCCGAGGCCACCGCAGCCCGCGAGAGCGCCCGGGCCGCCCTGGACGCCGCCGACACCGCCTGGCGGCAGGCGATCCGGGACGCGACCGCCGCCGGGCACTCCCGGGCGGAGGTCGCCGCCGCCGCCGGGGTGTCCCGGAGCCGGGTCCACCAGGTCGTCGGCCAGTAGGGACGACGAAGCGGCCCCCGCCCCCGACCCGTGGGGGTCGAGGACGGGGGCCAGGCGAGCCGTGCTCGGGCAGGTCGAGCGTATCAATCCATGGTGACCCAGGCGTCCTCGGCGGGCAGGTCCGCCCATTCGAGGACGTCGCCGCCGGCGAGGTGGATGGTGACCTTCACTCGTCCTCCTCGGGGTCGCAGCACCAGGCGGCTGCCGATGCCGAGCTCCAGATGCGTCCGCACACCTCGCACCGGTAGTCAGGCATCGGCCAGCACCACCCGCAGCCGCCGGGGACGCCGGCCGACGACCCGGCGGGCCGCGGCCAGGCAGTCCACCCGCCGGGAGTACCCCTGGCCGGAGTCGGCGAGGGTCAGCCCGGACCGGCCCTCGCGGTACCGCCACCGCCACCCGTCCGCGGCGCGCCAGACCTCCACCCGGTCGGCGGCCATGTCAGACCGCTGGCCGGTCGGGGTCGACGTGCCGGCCGGCCGACTGCAGGCGCTCCGTGATCCCGGTGGGCTTCAGGAGGCCGTAGTGGACCGCGACGGCGCCGACGAACGTCGGCAGGGCGAGCAGCAGGCCGGCACCAGCGTCGTACGTGCCGCCGTCCTGCCAGGTGCGGACGGCCTCGGCGAGCATGGACGAGACCAGGGACAGGCCGGCGAGCTGCCATGCCTTCGCGGCGGAGCTCGTCACGCGGGTGGTGACGAGGCCGACGAGGACGGGCAGGAGGACGGTGAGGACCAGCTGGGCGACGGTGATCGGGTCCAGGGAGAAGGTGAGCATGGGATGTTTCCTCTCTCAGCTGGTGCGCTTGGCGTTGATGGGCTTGAGCTCGGGCGGGCCGACGTAGCGGCCGAAGACGTCCGGGTTGGCGACCTCGGACGGCCACACCTTGTACTCGAATCCCTGCGCCGTGAGGATGTTCCTGTAGTCCGCGATCTCGGCCTTGCTCTCGGCGTGGTCGTACTCGCGGGCGTTCGGGAAGGCGACGTAGATCGCCTTCCCGTTCTTGGTCCGGCTCTCGAACTCGATGGCAACGGGCACTTCGTCCTCCTCGGGGGTGGGCTTGCTGGTGGTGGGCTTGCTCGGGGCAGGCGCGGCGGCGCCGCCGCGGGGCTTGTCGCCGAGGCGCACGCCGGCCTGGGCGAGGACCGGCGTCGGGTCGACCCAGCGGCCGCCGCGGGTGGCGGACAGGTGGACGTGCGGGGCGGTCTGGATGCCGGACCGGTCGGTGCGGCCGATGACCTGCCCGGCCTTGACACGCTGGCCGACGGCGACGCCGGGCGCGACGTGCGCGTGGTGCCACAGCAGGCCGGTCCGGTCACCCCTGACGGTGACGCCGTTGCCGGACAGGCCGGGCCACAGGGTGGCGCCGCGGGAGGCGGACTGGCCGGGCTTCCTGCCGCTGACGGTCTTGGTGACAACCCCGTCCTCGACGGCGTGCACGGTGGTCCCGAGGGTGCCCGCGCGGGGCGGGGCGACGTCGACGCCCATGTGCGGGCTACGGCCGATGCCGGGCAGGTAGCGGTTCGGGTTCCACCCGCTGGTGAAGCGGCCCTCCATGGGGCTGGACAGCGCCATCGGTTCCTCCTCCTCCGGCTCTTCCGGCTCGGTGTGGGTGTAGGTGATGCCGGGTATCAGCCCGGCGCGGGTCCAGCGCGGCGTGCCGTTGTAGGTGTCGGTCCAGCGGGTGACGGCGACGGCGGGGCGGATGGCCTCCACGACCCGGCCGTCGCCGAGGGACACTGAGTCGTGCCCGGGCCTCCACAGGAGGGCGCCGGGGACGTGCTTGGCGTCGGCCACCGGGATGGGCTCGCAAGCGGCGATCTGCTGGGAGGAGCCGTGGACGAAGGGCACGCCGAGGTCGGCCAGCGCCAGGGTCACGAGGCCACTGCAATCGAGCCCGGCCGCGGTCTTGCCGCCGAAGAGGTATCGGGTGCCGACGTAGCGCTGGGCGGCGGCGGCGAGATCGCTACCGGTGGGCATCAGGTGGGTCCTCTCAGGGTCGGTCTCGGTGGCGGTGGCGGGGAGGGCCAGTGGGAGATGAGGACGTCGATGTAGGCGGCGTCCTCCGCTGCCCGCCGCTCGGCCTGCGTGGCTCGGTCCTCAGCGACGGCGGCCCTGGCCTCGGCGCGCTCGACGCGGTCGCGGAGGTCGGTGATGTCGCGGCGGGACTGCTCCTGGTCCTCCCGGAGGGAGGTGATGATGTCCCGGAGCCCGTCGATGTCGGCGGACCTGATCTCGGACCGCAGCCGCTCGGTGGCCTCGACCGCGGTGGTCTTCTCGATGGGGGCGCGGCGGCGGTCCTGGCGCCACATGACGAGGGCGCCGATGCCGCCGGAGCCGAGGATGGCGGAGACGATGACGGCGGTGTCAGCGACGCTCATGCCCGCGGTGCCCCGGCCCCGTCGTCGTGCCGCGCGGTCTGCTCGATGGCGGTCTCGGCGTCCCGCTCCACCCGGTACAGGGCCAGGATGCGGAGCACCGCCCCGGTGACCATGACCGCGGCGAGGGACACGGACACGAGGGAGGAGGGGAAGGCCGCGTAGGTGGCGGCGAGGTAGCCGCCCCAGGCGGCCGCGCCGAGGAGCCAGCCGAGGCGTTCGACGGCGAGGGCGGTGGTGA contains:
- a CDS encoding tyrosine-type recombinase/integrase; the encoded protein is MTDVIAEHLDHLRRSRYSEATLRERERILRSVPGDPLALDRETTQAWWESRAELHDGKPRAASSLSQEASHLRRFCRWAMQQGLTERNAADWLPSVRQTKPAVSPVPEADLYRLMQDAPEDMRRAIALAAMAGLRSSEIAAVRWSDLDPGNGVLWVRLGKGSKGRSVPLSSGLLATLGDPGEGRIIGRRTTGKALSLAIARYMRSRGVDYTAHKLRARYATRFLAATGDLKAAADALGHADLSSISRYVVASGDTMRRGAEAAGRIG
- a CDS encoding peptidoglycan DD-metalloendopeptidase family protein is translated as MPTGSDLAAAAQRYVGTRYLFGGKTAAGLDCSGLVTLALADLGVPFVHGSSQQIAACEPIPVADAKHVPGALLWRPGHDSVSLGDGRVVEAIRPAVAVTRWTDTYNGTPRWTRAGLIPGITYTHTEPEEPEEEEPMALSSPMEGRFTSGWNPNRYLPGIGRSPHMGVDVAPPRAGTLGTTVHAVEDGVVTKTVSGRKPGQSASRGATLWPGLSGNGVTVRGDRTGLLWHHAHVAPGVAVGQRVKAGQVIGRTDRSGIQTAPHVHLSATRGGRWVDPTPVLAQAGVRLGDKPRGGAAAPAPSKPTTSKPTPEEDEVPVAIEFESRTKNGKAIYVAFPNAREYDHAESKAEIADYRNILTAQGFEYKVWPSEVANPDVFGRYVGPPELKPINAKRTS